The Deltaproteobacteria bacterium genome segment ACCCCGGCGCTTGGAGCGCGCTCATGGACCGGCTCGTGGACGCCACCGTGACCTACGTCAACGCCCAGATCGAGGCCGGCATCGACGCTCTCCAGGTCTTCGATAGCTGGGTGGGTAGCCTGGCGCCCGGGGACTACCGCGAATACGTCCTGCCGCACATGCGCCGGCTGATGGCGGCCGTCACCCCCGGCGTCCCGGTCATCCACTTCGGCACCGCCACCAGCGGCCTGCTGGAGCTCATGCGCGAGGCCGGCAGCGACGTGATGGGCGTCGACTGGCGCGTGGACCTGGACGAGGCCTGGAGCCGAATCGGCCACGACGTCGCCATCCAGGGGAACCTCGATCCCGTGGCCCTGTTCGCGCCCCCCGCCGAGATCCGCCGCCGCGTCAAGGATATTCTCCAACGGGCCGCGGGCCGCCCCGGCCACATCTTCAACCTCGGCCACGGCATCCTCCCGGAGACCCCCGTGGACCACGTGCGCGCCATGGTGGACGCGGTGCACGAGCTCAGCGGGTAGGAAACATGTCCCGCCATCACGGGCACGACCACCACGGGTATGACCACCACCGGCACGAGAACGCCGCCCAGACCCCGAATCCGTCATTCCCGCGGAAGCGGGAATCCAGGGGTGGAGAGGGGTCCAGCGGCCGTGGGTCCTCCCCTCACCCCGCCTGGATTCCCGCTTTCGCGGGAATGACTGTCGGGTGTTCCGCACCAACCGCTACTTGAGCATGCCGGATTCGCAGCCATGAACAGGCACGTCATCGTCATCGGCGGAGGCATCTCGGGTCTGGCCGCCGCGCATCGGCTGACCGAGCTGAGCCGCGCGGGAGCCCTGGAGATGAGAGTCACGCTGCTGGAGGCCTCCGACCGCCTCGGCGGCGTCATCGCCACCGAGCAGACCGGCGACCTCCTTCTGGAACTCGGCCCCGACTCCTACATAACCGACAAGCCGGCCGCGTTGAGCCTCTGCGAGCGTCTGGGG includes the following:
- the hemE gene encoding uroporphyrinogen decarboxylase, with the translated sequence MTDTSSQHPFLTACRRGKTPYTPVWLMRQAGRYMKEYRDVRAKVGFLELCKTPDLVAEVTVTPVERLNVDAAILFADILLLLEPMGVGLEYATGGPVIERPVRTGADVDALRDPVPEESLAYVYAAVRSTRAALAGRVPLIGFCGAPFTLASYLIEGGASRNYIHTKRLFQTDPGAWSALMDRLVDATVTYVNAQIEAGIDALQVFDSWVGSLAPGDYREYVLPHMRRLMAAVTPGVPVIHFGTATSGLLELMREAGSDVMGVDWRVDLDEAWSRIGHDVAIQGNLDPVALFAPPAEIRRRVKDILQRAAGRPGHIFNLGHGILPETPVDHVRAMVDAVHELSG